CTAGATAGAGTCCTCGCACAACGCTGTCGTCCATTCCGGGTCGCCTGCGGGCTTGACCACTTGCCGGATCGGCGTAGTATCCGTCGGTGAGGACAAGCCCTTGTCTGGGAGGCCAACGGGAGCAGGCGGTAAGAAACACGCCGTCGCGAAAAGGACGCATGAAGCGCACGCTTATGCCCCTATGCGTCGGGATCTGCACCACCGGTACGTCCTGCTCCTCGAATCGCAGTCCCATCATCATGTAGCGCATCGCACCGTTCGACGCTCGGACGCGACTGTCTTGCTCAACTCGAAGCTGCTGGTCGACCTCCACAGATCTCTTGGAGCGTCCAGCACGCGCCTCCAGGCGAAAATCCTGTCCGTGGCGCTTGCACCAGAAGGTCTTCAGAATCACGC
This genomic window from Anaerobaca lacustris contains:
- a CDS encoding DUF6794 domain-containing protein; amino-acid sequence: MMRLVSFLLVLLLVSLVAAQEAGTTNPASQKPPTLPEEHLARIRAETERLKKEQENAPRTLAEAHARLEQMLSAEELAKIDAMPSEDGMAIYHFGLGLNIRNGWGLWKGGPLAQHMRELGFSHPDIMSGVILKTFWCKRHGQDFRLEARAGRSKRSVEVDQQLRVEQDSRVRASNGAMRYMMMGLRFEEQDVPVVQIPTHRGISVRFMRPFRDGVFLTACSRWPPRQGLVLTDGYYADPASGQARRRPGMDDSVVRGLYL